The Pseudofrankia inefficax genome window below encodes:
- a CDS encoding diguanylate cyclase domain-containing protein, with product MWGRTRSRRRGWLGRAAPLVTGAVLAALLALAALLIGHWQLRHAERDRLANQVDLVESIASYRSQTDDPRILQTMVDNAGFSPTDAARDTLLLGAFDLTPTGNPTVAVALVDPAGHVVASHPAGAVISTAQLGAAWPAALRGQSGWSSAFVSGGKVVRAALAPVHDGDQAGGGATGPGGGQPRVVLVSLSVDTAGERFQERLGALERGAGGLSQLDRKGVAISSWRPAGVGQRVLEPAQVARLPPGRATVWRERDAAGHELTVIAAPQPTTGYVTAFQVHTKQLYGDLRDQQASRDRTLVGLLGGSALGLVLFGALRESAVRRTRARMYELIGNTHDIIVLVRAGLTVAFMSPSAHRLLGQTGTDWIGRPLLGLVHPEDRDRVETALTRLPSGETTVTDVRLRTGPRPAATEGGAPASGTGPEAGGGLDGFRWFDLTAVDERDVADLDGVLITCHEVGERKALQDRLSHQAWHDPLTGLANRATFLAQVAGALTRAAEEGTRDALLFIDLDGFKPVNDLHGHAAGDDVLRIVAQRILATLRPSDLAGRFGGDEFGVLLRDADHATAGQVSERLVAAIGRPIVLPPADAVAGGGRAASPRRMRVGASIGVALSARPAEATPVPDVHALLRAADHAMYEAKRARSQARTAFAPDPAPPAEPTGARPRPVPPAGPAGTPPDRPAAARTARPSRQDRAPSAWPSAAAEGARARRLWPRRAASRRAASRHATAGDPAASRTRRPWPGWLHTVSLLLTVAALLLGVVGIRLHQEGDARRTARAAALAQNRAVAAAFNDSAATILDPQRLVPFVSGAPWTFTNTAVDREILRRFAASAVGGPDTDLLLTSLTGQVLSTLPSTARLPVDTHGPLWRAAVAGRAQWTPVTTDASGAQRVYALEPVLRGDRAVAILVIGRSTHHGLPTVIFRSLAPLGALELVDATGRVAFGSDSAVVGKRVVDPAVLRGLPAANATEVRSADPHVISFAMPTGTIPGYSTLLQRYRAVVFDDLGSSLPGLGLLLGIVAFTLVAVAVADDRRRRSVRRDADWFEALLRGAHDIVAVAAPDGRIRVVGPSVYRLLHQQPTDWTGHDVADLVHPDDAARLRAFVLAAAAQAAPGADGPSPTDAHAPPVPRRLRDVRLRTAEGWYRWFDVTASRLPTTPDPAAAAVLLTCHDIGERKALQDELTAAAFRDPLTGLPNRAAFARRLDEAVLRVARWRVGPPGEPAPAPDEPGPGGGADDDGYDSAAGVAPAGGPAEAGWTQTAHFGVLFIDLDDFKPINDRYGHGTGDEVLEIIARRLEAAVRPGDTVARLGGDEFAVLAENTHEGQLIELAGSVVAALDEPLRTQAGPLKVAATIGAAVSTAYPDPLRTVRAADLAMYDAKRHGRARVALAGADGSIRPIDTAARDETGERYGTE from the coding sequence ATGTGGGGGCGAACAAGGTCGCGGCGCCGGGGCTGGCTCGGCCGTGCCGCGCCGCTCGTCACCGGTGCCGTACTGGCCGCGCTGCTGGCACTGGCCGCGCTGCTGATCGGGCACTGGCAGCTGCGCCACGCCGAACGGGACCGGCTCGCCAACCAGGTCGACCTGGTCGAGAGCATCGCGAGCTACCGGTCGCAGACCGACGACCCCCGCATCCTCCAGACGATGGTCGACAACGCCGGCTTCAGCCCGACCGATGCCGCCCGCGACACCCTCCTGCTCGGGGCCTTCGACCTGACGCCGACGGGCAACCCGACCGTGGCCGTCGCGCTGGTCGACCCGGCCGGGCACGTCGTCGCGTCGCATCCGGCCGGGGCGGTGATCTCCACCGCGCAGCTGGGTGCCGCCTGGCCGGCCGCGCTGCGGGGCCAGTCGGGCTGGTCGTCGGCGTTCGTGTCGGGCGGCAAGGTGGTCCGCGCCGCGCTGGCCCCGGTACACGACGGCGACCAGGCGGGCGGCGGCGCGACCGGTCCGGGCGGAGGCCAGCCACGGGTCGTGCTCGTCTCCCTGTCGGTCGACACCGCCGGCGAACGGTTCCAGGAACGCCTCGGCGCGCTGGAGCGCGGCGCGGGCGGGCTGTCCCAGCTGGACCGCAAGGGTGTCGCGATCTCGTCGTGGAGACCGGCCGGCGTCGGCCAGCGCGTCCTCGAACCGGCCCAGGTGGCGCGGCTGCCACCAGGGCGCGCGACGGTGTGGCGGGAACGGGACGCGGCCGGGCATGAGCTGACCGTGATCGCGGCCCCGCAGCCGACCACCGGCTACGTCACCGCGTTCCAGGTGCACACCAAGCAGCTCTACGGCGACCTGCGCGACCAGCAGGCCAGCCGCGACCGGACGCTCGTCGGCCTGCTGGGCGGCTCGGCCCTGGGGCTGGTCCTGTTCGGCGCGCTGCGCGAGTCGGCGGTCCGCCGGACCCGCGCGCGGATGTACGAGCTGATCGGCAACACCCACGACATCATCGTGCTGGTCCGCGCCGGCCTCACGGTGGCGTTCATGAGCCCGTCCGCGCACCGGCTGCTCGGCCAGACCGGGACCGACTGGATCGGCCGGCCGCTGCTGGGCCTCGTCCATCCCGAGGACCGGGACCGGGTGGAGACGGCGCTGACCCGGCTGCCGTCCGGCGAGACGACGGTCACCGATGTCCGGCTGCGCACCGGCCCACGGCCCGCCGCCACCGAGGGCGGTGCGCCCGCCTCCGGTACCGGACCGGAGGCGGGCGGCGGGCTCGACGGCTTCCGCTGGTTCGATCTCACCGCGGTCGACGAGCGCGACGTCGCGGACCTCGACGGCGTGCTGATCACCTGCCACGAGGTCGGCGAGCGCAAGGCGCTGCAGGACCGGCTGTCCCACCAGGCCTGGCACGACCCGCTGACGGGCCTCGCCAACCGGGCGACCTTCCTCGCGCAGGTCGCCGGCGCGCTCACCCGCGCGGCCGAGGAGGGCACCCGGGACGCCCTGCTGTTCATCGACCTCGACGGCTTCAAGCCGGTCAACGACCTGCACGGCCACGCCGCGGGGGACGACGTGCTGCGGATCGTCGCCCAGCGCATCCTCGCCACCCTGCGCCCGAGCGACCTCGCCGGCCGCTTCGGCGGCGACGAGTTCGGCGTGCTGCTGCGCGACGCCGACCACGCCACCGCGGGCCAGGTGTCCGAGCGCCTCGTGGCGGCCATCGGGCGGCCGATCGTGCTGCCCCCCGCCGACGCGGTCGCCGGCGGCGGCCGGGCGGCCTCGCCGCGACGGATGCGGGTCGGGGCCAGCATCGGGGTCGCCCTGAGCGCGCGGCCCGCCGAGGCCACGCCCGTGCCGGACGTCCACGCGCTGCTGCGGGCCGCCGACCACGCCATGTACGAGGCCAAACGGGCCCGGTCGCAGGCGCGCACCGCGTTCGCGCCGGACCCGGCCCCGCCCGCCGAACCGACCGGGGCGCGGCCCCGCCCGGTTCCGCCCGCCGGTCCGGCCGGGACGCCGCCGGACCGGCCCGCGGCGGCGCGAACCGCGCGGCCGTCCCGGCAGGACCGCGCACCGAGCGCCTGGCCCTCGGCCGCGGCCGAGGGCGCCCGAGCCCGGCGGCTTTGGCCCCGCCGCGCCGCCTCCCGCCGCGCAGCCTCCCGGCACGCCACGGCGGGCGACCCGGCGGCCAGCCGGACCCGGCGTCCCTGGCCGGGCTGGCTGCACACCGTGAGCCTGCTGCTCACGGTCGCCGCCCTGCTGCTCGGCGTCGTCGGGATCCGGCTGCACCAGGAGGGCGACGCCCGGCGCACCGCCCGCGCCGCTGCGCTCGCCCAGAACCGGGCCGTCGCGGCCGCGTTCAACGACTCGGCGGCGACGATCCTGGACCCGCAGCGGCTGGTGCCCTTCGTGTCGGGCGCGCCGTGGACGTTCACGAACACCGCGGTCGACCGCGAGATCCTGCGCCGGTTCGCCGCGTCCGCGGTCGGCGGGCCCGACACGGACCTGCTGCTCACGTCGCTGACCGGCCAGGTTCTCTCGACGCTGCCGTCGACGGCCCGGCTGCCCGTCGACACGCACGGACCGCTCTGGCGCGCCGCCGTGGCCGGGCGGGCGCAGTGGACCCCGGTCACCACCGACGCGAGCGGAGCCCAGCGGGTGTACGCCCTCGAACCGGTGCTGCGCGGCGACCGGGCCGTGGCGATCCTGGTCATCGGGCGCTCGACCCACCACGGCCTGCCGACCGTGATCTTCCGCTCGCTCGCTCCCCTGGGCGCGCTAGAGCTGGTGGACGCGACCGGGCGCGTCGCCTTCGGCTCGGACAGCGCGGTCGTCGGCAAGCGCGTCGTCGATCCCGCCGTGCTGCGCGGGCTCCCCGCCGCCAACGCCACCGAGGTGCGGTCGGCCGACCCGCACGTGATCTCGTTCGCCATGCCGACGGGCACGATCCCCGGGTACTCCACCCTGCTGCAGCGCTACCGGGCCGTGGTCTTCGACGATCTCGGCAGCTCCCTGCCCGGCCTCGGGCTGCTGCTCGGCATCGTCGCGTTCACGCTGGTCGCCGTGGCCGTCGCCGACGACCGTCGCCGCCGGTCGGTGCGCCGCGACGCCGACTGGTTCGAGGCGCTGCTGCGCGGCGCGCACGACATCGTCGCCGTCGCCGCCCCGGACGGGCGGATCCGCGTCGTCGGGCCGTCGGTGTACCGCCTCCTGCACCAGCAGCCCACCGACTGGACCGGCCATGATGTCGCCGACCTCGTCCACCCCGACGACGCCGCCCGGCTGCGCGCCTTCGTCCTGGCCGCGGCGGCCCAGGCAGCACCGGGCGCCGACGGCCCGTCGCCCACCGACGCGCACGCGCCGCCGGTCCCGCGCCGGCTGCGCGACGTCCGGCTCCGGACCGCCGAAGGCTGGTACCGGTGGTTCGACGTCACGGCGTCGAGGCTGCCGACCACGCCGGACCCGGCGGCGGCCGCGGTGCTGCTGACGTGTCATGACATCGGCGAACGCAAGGCGCTCCAGGACGAGCTGACCGCCGCCGCGTTCCGCGACCCGCTCACCGGCCTGCCGAACCGCGCCGCGTTCGCCCGCCGCCTCGACGAGGCCGTGCTGCGGGTGGCCCGTTGGCGGGTCGGGCCGCCGGGCGAGCCCGCCCCGGCCCCGGACGAACCCGGCCCGGGCGGCGGCGCCGACGACGACGGGTACGACAGCGCGGCGGGAGTGGCGCCGGCCGGCGGGCCGGCCGAGGCGGGCTGGACGCAGACGGCGCACTTCGGCGTCCTGTTCATCGACCTGGACGACTTCAAACCGATCAACGACCGGTACGGCCACGGGACCGGCGACGAGGTGCTGGAGATCATCGCCCGGCGGCTGGAGGCGGCGGTCCGGCCGGGCGACACCGTCGCGAGGCTCGGTGGCGACGAGTTCGCCGTGCTCGCCGAGAACACCCACGAGGGCCAGCTGATCGAGCTCGCCGGCAGCGTCGTCGCCGCGTTGGACGAGCCGTTGCGGACCCAGGCGGGCCCGCTGAAGGTCGCCGCCACGATCGGGGCCGCGGTCTCGACCGCCTATCCCGACCCACTGCGGACGGTCCGCGCCGCCGACCTCGCCATGTACGACGCCAAGCGCCACGGCCGGGCGCGGGTCGCGCTGGCCGGCGCGGACGGTTCCATCAGGCCGATCGACACCGCGGCTCGCGACGAGACCGGCGAGCGCTACGGGACCGAGTGA